From Neospora caninum Liverpool complete genome, chromosome VIII, a single genomic window includes:
- a CDS encoding Rbm28 protein, related codes for MADVDMTVDRRSPSVSKSRKQKGRGLKEGGRESDGRYSGQGGVFERLEEKNGTSGANRKDAERSKGAAPARSVEGWIIVVRNLHEEAQEEDLHENFESFGQIKNLHLNLDRRTGFVKGYAFIEYDSFEEAEAAVKGMDNQQLLGQTVYVDWAFSKPPSDKKRR; via the exons ATGGCGGATGTAGACATGACCGTTGACAGacgctcgccttctgtctcgaaGAGCAGGAAACAGAAG GGGCGAGGCTTGAAGGAGGGAGgccgcgagagcgacgggcgCTACAGCGGCCAGGGGGGTGTCTTTGAAAGACtggaggaaaaaaacggcaCATCCGGAGCGAACCGAAAGGACGCGGAGAGGTCCAAGGGCGCCGCACCTGCGCGAT CCGTCGAGGGGTGGATCATCGTCGTGCGAAATTTACACGAGGAAGCCCAGGAAGAAGATCTTCACGAGAACTTCGAATCCTTCG GCCAAATCAAAAACCTCCACTTGAACCTGGATCGGCGGACGGGCTTCGTCAAGGGCTACGCGTTCATCGAATACGATTCCTtcgaagaggccgaggcagctGTCAAAG GTATGGACAACCAGCAGCTCTTGGGCCAGACCGTGTACGTGGACTGGGCATTCAGCAAGCCGCCGAGCGACAAAAAAAGGCGCTGa